The genome window AAAGGTATTAATTGAAATTTAAAATATCACTCTGAGCTTATTGGGGCTAGACTATTCAACTGTTGTTTTTTGCTTTCATAAGAGCAGAGTTCATGCTGCCCTTATGAAAAGGGGAATCTATATTTCTTCTAAGAAATCAACTTTACTACATCCTTAGCAAAATAACTCGCAATCAAGTCGGCGCCAGCTCTTTTTATGGCAGTGACTTGTTCCATCATTACGGCATCATGGTTGAGCCAGCCTCTTTCGGCCGCTGCTTTAAGCATAGCATACTCGCCGCTTACTTGATAAACACTTACAGGAACATCTACTTCGTTTTTAATATCTCTAACGATGTCTAAGTAGCACAATCCTGGTTTTACCATGACGATATCAGCTCCTTCATTGATGTCCATTAATGTTTCTTTGATGGCTTCACTGCGGTTGGCAGGATCCATTTGATAGGTTTTTTTATCTCCAAAACCTGGTGCGCTGTCCAGCGCATCTCTAAAAGGACCATAGAAAGCACTCGCATATTTTGCCGAGTAGCTCATGATACCCATATCTATAAATCCTTCTTCTTCCAGCGCTTCTCTGATATAAAGAATACGGCCATCCATCATATCGCTGGGCGCCACCATATCTGCTCCTGCTTGTGCGTGTGAGATACTCATTTGAGCGAGCACTTCACAAGTAGCATCATTAATTATTTTTTGATTCTCTA of Nonlabens sp. Ci31 contains these proteins:
- the hemB gene encoding porphobilinogen synthase; the protein is MYPLRRNRRLRTSATVRSLVQQTLISPSDFIVPLFIVEGKGIREEIASMPDYYRYSLDILKKEVQLLWDMGLKSVLLFVKVPDELKDNKGTEALNKEGLMQRAIKTVKEVAPEMYVMTDVALDPYSSFGHDGIVENQKIINDATCEVLAQMSISHAQAGADMVAPSDMMDGRILYIREALEEEGFIDMGIMSYSAKYASAFYGPFRDALDSAPGFGDKKTYQMDPANRSEAIKETLMDINEGADIVMVKPGLCYLDIVRDIKNEVDVPVSVYQVSGEYAMLKAAAERGWLNHDAVMMEQVTAIKRAGADLIASYFAKDVVKLIS